The following coding sequences are from one Sander lucioperca isolate FBNREF2018 chromosome 2, SLUC_FBN_1.2, whole genome shotgun sequence window:
- the tent2 gene encoding poly(A) RNA polymerase GLD2 isoform X3 encodes MFPRSAAQRGRSAYRDGLYPPPPVPICYDYNHQRLAVVNSFYVPERERLPTYEWKPYPALFPVPPRVPAPYTPTTPNRRKRQNDEYSPHVVKRQRLESPSHPLVGSPIPPATPPRHPDQAVPGSSRSSFGFDSCYPSPRAHIHPQVNAVPESSNSLQAYAKDKLSDQMVELFEACQQQTSDLARKETCRTRLQKDIQSIYAVARLYLTGSSMNGLGCRSSDADLCLVLKGNNRPDPIHVLTVLQRLFKSLSYVERTQLIRAKVPILRFREKGSDLEFDLNINNTVGIRNTFLLRSYAYALKEPVLPSLQRDYPECFYAFLDIDVVPEGPKRVPPYISTNQSSLGELLLGFLKYYATDFRWDKQVISVREAKALPKNNSKEWRNKYICVEEPFEKNNVARAVHEKIKFDAIKATFAESCRILQDRKDLNSILPVRAIINKESCRR; translated from the exons ATGTTTCCCCGCAGCGCTGCACAGAGGGGGCGGTCTGCCTACCGTGACGGCCTGTACCCGCCACCCCCTGTACCTATTTGCTACGATTATAATCACCAACGCCTGGCTGTTGTCAACAG CTTCTATGTTCCTGAACGAGAAAGGTTGCCTACATATGAATGGAAGCCCTATCCAGCCCTATTTCCAGTCCCTCCTCGGGTCCCGGCTCCTTACACACCAACTACCCCCAATAGGCGCAA GAGGCAGAATGATGAATACAGCCCCCATGTTGTGAAGCGCCAACGCCTCGAATCCCCTTCCCACCCATTAGTAGGCTCCCCTATACCTCCGGCCACTCCCCCTCGTCATCCTGACCAAGCGGTGCCAGGGTCGTCAAGATCATCCTTTGGTTTTGATAGCTGTTATCCCAGCCCACGTGCCCATATCCACCCTCAGGTGAATGCTGTCCCGGAAAGCTCCAACAGCCTGCAGGCCTACGCTAAGGACAAG TTAAGTGATCAGATGGTGGAGCTGTTTGAGGCGTGCCAGCAGCAAACTTCCGATTTGGCCCGGAAGGAGACGTGCCGAACTCGGCTGCAGAAAGACATACAGAGTATCTATGCAG TTGCACGACTTTACTTGACTGGGTCTTCTATGAATGGATTGGGCTGCCGGAGCAGTGATGCTGATCTGTGTCTGGTCCTCAAGGGAAAT aacagACCTGATCCTATTCATGTCCTTACTGTCCTCCAAAGGTTGTTCAAGTCACTGT CATATGTGGAGAGGACTCAGCTGATCAGAGCTAAAGTGCCAATCCTCAGGTTCAGAGAGAAAGGCAG TGATCTGGAGTTTGATCTGAATATCAACAACACAGTGGGCATCAGAAACACATTCCTTCTTAGGAGTTATGCCTATG CTCTTAAGGAACCGGTCCTTCCCTCTCTACAGAGGGACTACCCA GAGTGTTTTTATGCCTTCTTGGACATTGACGTGGTTCCAGAGGGACCCAAACGCGTCCCTCCCTACATCTCAACAAACCAGTCCTCTCTGGGAGAGCTTCTTTTGGGCTTTCTCAAATACTACGCCACAGACTTCAG GTGGGATAAGCAGGTGATCTCTGTTCGAGAGGCCAAAGCTTTGCCCAAGAACAATTCTAAAGAGTGGAGAAACAAATACATATGTGTGGAAG agccatttgaaaaaaataacgtTGCCAGGGCAGTCCATGAGAAGATCAAGTTTGATGCCATTAAAGCTACGTTTGCTGAG TCATGTCGGATACTACAGGACAGGAAGGACCTGAACTCGATCCTCCCAGTCAGAGCCATCATTAACAAGGAGTCATGCAGGAGATAA
- the tent2 gene encoding poly(A) RNA polymerase GLD2 isoform X2 encodes MFPRSAAQRGRSAYRDGLYPPPPVPICYDYNHQRLAVVNRLPTYEWKPYPALFPVPPRVPAPYTPTTPNRRKRQNDEYSPHVVKRQRLESPSHPLVGSPIPPATPPRHPDQAVPGSSRSSFGFDSCYPSPRAHIHPQVNAVPESSNSLQAYAKDKLSDQMVELFEACQQQTSDLARKETCRTRLQKDIQSIYAVARLYLTGSSMNGLGCRSSDADLCLVLKGNNRPDPIHVLTVLQRLFKSLSYVERTQLIRAKVPILRFREKGSDLEFDLNINNTVGIRNTFLLRSYAYADLRIRPMILVVKKWARHNQINDASKGTLSSYTLVLMVLHYLQTLKEPVLPSLQRDYPECFYAFLDIDVVPEGPKRVPPYISTNQSSLGELLLGFLKYYATDFRWDKQVISVREAKALPKNNSKEWRNKYICVEEPFEKNNVARAVHEKIKFDAIKATFAESCRILQDRKDLNSILPVRAIINKESCRR; translated from the exons ATGTTTCCCCGCAGCGCTGCACAGAGGGGGCGGTCTGCCTACCGTGACGGCCTGTACCCGCCACCCCCTGTACCTATTTGCTACGATTATAATCACCAACGCCTGGCTGTTGTCAACAG GTTGCCTACATATGAATGGAAGCCCTATCCAGCCCTATTTCCAGTCCCTCCTCGGGTCCCGGCTCCTTACACACCAACTACCCCCAATAGGCGCAA GAGGCAGAATGATGAATACAGCCCCCATGTTGTGAAGCGCCAACGCCTCGAATCCCCTTCCCACCCATTAGTAGGCTCCCCTATACCTCCGGCCACTCCCCCTCGTCATCCTGACCAAGCGGTGCCAGGGTCGTCAAGATCATCCTTTGGTTTTGATAGCTGTTATCCCAGCCCACGTGCCCATATCCACCCTCAGGTGAATGCTGTCCCGGAAAGCTCCAACAGCCTGCAGGCCTACGCTAAGGACAAG TTAAGTGATCAGATGGTGGAGCTGTTTGAGGCGTGCCAGCAGCAAACTTCCGATTTGGCCCGGAAGGAGACGTGCCGAACTCGGCTGCAGAAAGACATACAGAGTATCTATGCAG TTGCACGACTTTACTTGACTGGGTCTTCTATGAATGGATTGGGCTGCCGGAGCAGTGATGCTGATCTGTGTCTGGTCCTCAAGGGAAAT aacagACCTGATCCTATTCATGTCCTTACTGTCCTCCAAAGGTTGTTCAAGTCACTGT CATATGTGGAGAGGACTCAGCTGATCAGAGCTAAAGTGCCAATCCTCAGGTTCAGAGAGAAAGGCAG TGATCTGGAGTTTGATCTGAATATCAACAACACAGTGGGCATCAGAAACACATTCCTTCTTAGGAGTTATGCCTATG CTGATCTCAGGATAAGACCTATGATCCTTGTTGTCAAGAAATGGGCACGGCACAATCAAATCAATGATGCCAGCAAAGGAACGTTAAGCAGCTACACACTTGTGCTGATGGTGCTGCACTACCTCCAGA CTCTTAAGGAACCGGTCCTTCCCTCTCTACAGAGGGACTACCCA GAGTGTTTTTATGCCTTCTTGGACATTGACGTGGTTCCAGAGGGACCCAAACGCGTCCCTCCCTACATCTCAACAAACCAGTCCTCTCTGGGAGAGCTTCTTTTGGGCTTTCTCAAATACTACGCCACAGACTTCAG GTGGGATAAGCAGGTGATCTCTGTTCGAGAGGCCAAAGCTTTGCCCAAGAACAATTCTAAAGAGTGGAGAAACAAATACATATGTGTGGAAG agccatttgaaaaaaataacgtTGCCAGGGCAGTCCATGAGAAGATCAAGTTTGATGCCATTAAAGCTACGTTTGCTGAG TCATGTCGGATACTACAGGACAGGAAGGACCTGAACTCGATCCTCCCAGTCAGAGCCATCATTAACAAGGAGTCATGCAGGAGATAA
- the tent2 gene encoding poly(A) RNA polymerase GLD2 isoform X1: protein MFPRSAAQRGRSAYRDGLYPPPPVPICYDYNHQRLAVVNSFYVPERERLPTYEWKPYPALFPVPPRVPAPYTPTTPNRRKRQNDEYSPHVVKRQRLESPSHPLVGSPIPPATPPRHPDQAVPGSSRSSFGFDSCYPSPRAHIHPQVNAVPESSNSLQAYAKDKLSDQMVELFEACQQQTSDLARKETCRTRLQKDIQSIYAVARLYLTGSSMNGLGCRSSDADLCLVLKGNNRPDPIHVLTVLQRLFKSLSYVERTQLIRAKVPILRFREKGSDLEFDLNINNTVGIRNTFLLRSYAYADLRIRPMILVVKKWARHNQINDASKGTLSSYTLVLMVLHYLQTLKEPVLPSLQRDYPECFYAFLDIDVVPEGPKRVPPYISTNQSSLGELLLGFLKYYATDFRWDKQVISVREAKALPKNNSKEWRNKYICVEEPFEKNNVARAVHEKIKFDAIKATFAESCRILQDRKDLNSILPVRAIINKESCRR, encoded by the exons ATGTTTCCCCGCAGCGCTGCACAGAGGGGGCGGTCTGCCTACCGTGACGGCCTGTACCCGCCACCCCCTGTACCTATTTGCTACGATTATAATCACCAACGCCTGGCTGTTGTCAACAG CTTCTATGTTCCTGAACGAGAAAGGTTGCCTACATATGAATGGAAGCCCTATCCAGCCCTATTTCCAGTCCCTCCTCGGGTCCCGGCTCCTTACACACCAACTACCCCCAATAGGCGCAA GAGGCAGAATGATGAATACAGCCCCCATGTTGTGAAGCGCCAACGCCTCGAATCCCCTTCCCACCCATTAGTAGGCTCCCCTATACCTCCGGCCACTCCCCCTCGTCATCCTGACCAAGCGGTGCCAGGGTCGTCAAGATCATCCTTTGGTTTTGATAGCTGTTATCCCAGCCCACGTGCCCATATCCACCCTCAGGTGAATGCTGTCCCGGAAAGCTCCAACAGCCTGCAGGCCTACGCTAAGGACAAG TTAAGTGATCAGATGGTGGAGCTGTTTGAGGCGTGCCAGCAGCAAACTTCCGATTTGGCCCGGAAGGAGACGTGCCGAACTCGGCTGCAGAAAGACATACAGAGTATCTATGCAG TTGCACGACTTTACTTGACTGGGTCTTCTATGAATGGATTGGGCTGCCGGAGCAGTGATGCTGATCTGTGTCTGGTCCTCAAGGGAAAT aacagACCTGATCCTATTCATGTCCTTACTGTCCTCCAAAGGTTGTTCAAGTCACTGT CATATGTGGAGAGGACTCAGCTGATCAGAGCTAAAGTGCCAATCCTCAGGTTCAGAGAGAAAGGCAG TGATCTGGAGTTTGATCTGAATATCAACAACACAGTGGGCATCAGAAACACATTCCTTCTTAGGAGTTATGCCTATG CTGATCTCAGGATAAGACCTATGATCCTTGTTGTCAAGAAATGGGCACGGCACAATCAAATCAATGATGCCAGCAAAGGAACGTTAAGCAGCTACACACTTGTGCTGATGGTGCTGCACTACCTCCAGA CTCTTAAGGAACCGGTCCTTCCCTCTCTACAGAGGGACTACCCA GAGTGTTTTTATGCCTTCTTGGACATTGACGTGGTTCCAGAGGGACCCAAACGCGTCCCTCCCTACATCTCAACAAACCAGTCCTCTCTGGGAGAGCTTCTTTTGGGCTTTCTCAAATACTACGCCACAGACTTCAG GTGGGATAAGCAGGTGATCTCTGTTCGAGAGGCCAAAGCTTTGCCCAAGAACAATTCTAAAGAGTGGAGAAACAAATACATATGTGTGGAAG agccatttgaaaaaaataacgtTGCCAGGGCAGTCCATGAGAAGATCAAGTTTGATGCCATTAAAGCTACGTTTGCTGAG TCATGTCGGATACTACAGGACAGGAAGGACCTGAACTCGATCCTCCCAGTCAGAGCCATCATTAACAAGGAGTCATGCAGGAGATAA